The following proteins are co-located in the Candidatus Methanogranum gryphiswaldense genome:
- a CDS encoding ABC transporter ATP-binding protein — MAKIELKNISMRFGDFFAVRNISLQIEEGEYITVLGPSGCGKTTLIKVISGIWKPTEGRVFVDGVDVTDVPIEDRDTGYVFQNIALFPNMDISENVGYSPRVKDKKKDEIAAISQEYLELVKMLDRSGMFPRELSGGEQQKAAIARALASGSRMLMLDEPLSALDARVRVELRYDIRRLVKKLGITVMHVTHDQEEAMSVSDKIILMRAGGIHEIGSPLEMYREPKSIFAAYFIGETSLLECTVIEKSKTGKTTVRLRGGRNAKAARSQLEEGDAAVISVRPEHVYTANDGLKAKVLNVVFMGTYWRVRTVTETKDYVDYNVSASDEIPNTGDKVHLVFNKKATKVFKRPDEGLIEAIKLE, encoded by the coding sequence ATGGCAAAGATAGAACTGAAGAACATATCAATGAGGTTCGGTGATTTTTTCGCTGTTAGGAATATCAGTTTGCAGATCGAAGAGGGCGAATACATCACAGTTCTAGGCCCATCAGGATGTGGAAAGACAACTCTGATCAAGGTCATCTCTGGTATATGGAAACCGACAGAGGGAAGGGTTTTCGTTGACGGAGTGGATGTAACGGATGTTCCCATCGAGGACAGAGACACAGGTTACGTGTTTCAGAATATAGCTTTGTTTCCCAATATGGACATCAGTGAGAATGTTGGTTACAGCCCTCGCGTGAAGGATAAAAAGAAAGATGAGATCGCTGCGATATCACAAGAATATCTGGAACTCGTCAAGATGCTGGATCGTTCAGGAATGTTCCCAAGGGAGCTTTCAGGCGGAGAACAACAGAAAGCAGCCATAGCAAGGGCATTGGCATCTGGTTCCAGGATGTTGATGTTGGATGAGCCCCTGTCTGCACTGGATGCGCGTGTTCGTGTTGAATTGAGATACGATATACGTAGACTTGTTAAGAAATTAGGGATAACTGTGATGCATGTTACGCATGATCAGGAAGAGGCAATGTCGGTCTCCGATAAGATAATACTGATGAGGGCAGGCGGAATACATGAGATAGGTTCTCCTTTGGAAATGTATAGAGAACCAAAATCCATCTTCGCGGCTTATTTCATCGGAGAGACCAGCCTTCTCGAATGTACCGTTATCGAGAAGTCGAAAACGGGTAAAACCACTGTACGTTTAAGAGGGGGCAGAAATGCAAAGGCTGCCAGATCTCAATTGGAAGAAGGGGATGCTGCGGTAATATCAGTACGTCCTGAGCATGTTTACACTGCGAATGACGGGTTGAAGGCAAAAGTTCTGAATGTTGTTTTTATGGGTACATATTGGAGGGTAAGAACAGTCACCGAGACAAAGGATTACGTTGATTACAATGTCTCCGCGAGTGATGAGATACCCAATACTGGAGACAAGGTGCATCTTGTCTTCAATAAGAAGGCGACAAAGGTCTTCAAAAGACCTGATGAGGGATTGATAGAGGCGATTAAGCTTGAGTGA
- a CDS encoding DUF47 family protein translates to MSEKGMLDWFSKRTEDSVRMGSRSHGIVVLDAVSELNLALKAMADGKKDVALKCLERLFLSEHEADRIEDKLCVEIVGGELSVQEREDLIHFVRQMDHIANWAKEAALYIQLILETRSEVPQDIWKANEKMSSEIMTAVKYLIKAIESLGSDSKETVKNIDAVNDQEMVVDILYFQNIKQAHLSDMDPRAIMLVRDLVHALEMTADICKTCADTITILLTSRRL, encoded by the coding sequence TTGAGTGAAAAAGGAATGTTAGATTGGTTCTCAAAGAGAACAGAGGATTCTGTACGTATGGGGTCGAGAAGTCATGGGATCGTGGTACTTGATGCCGTGTCAGAATTGAATTTGGCCCTTAAGGCCATGGCAGATGGGAAGAAAGATGTGGCCCTAAAATGTTTGGAACGTCTTTTCTTGAGTGAGCATGAGGCAGATCGCATAGAGGACAAGCTTTGTGTGGAGATCGTCGGCGGGGAGTTAAGTGTACAAGAGAGGGAAGATCTCATTCATTTTGTTCGCCAGATGGATCACATTGCAAACTGGGCAAAAGAGGCAGCATTATATATCCAGCTTATTTTAGAAACACGTTCTGAAGTGCCTCAGGATATATGGAAAGCAAATGAGAAGATGTCATCCGAGATAATGACGGCCGTAAAATATCTCATCAAGGCGATAGAATCTTTGGGAAGCGATTCCAAAGAGACCGTCAAGAATATCGATGCTGTAAATGATCAAGAAATGGTGGTCGATATACTTTATTTCCAGAATATAAAACAAGCCCACCTTTCTGATATGGATCCAAGGGCGATCATGTTGGTACGCGATCTTGTCCATGCACTTGAAATGACGGCAGATATTTGTAAGACGTGTGCTGATACCATTACTATACTTTTGACGTCCAGGAGATTATGA
- the glmM gene encoding phosphoglucosamine mutase — translation MAERMFGTNGVRGVINEYLTCELSLQMGKAIGLAMKGNIVIATDTRVSVDMIKTSVAAGIMATGYNVIDLGIVPTPALQFFVKTHSEKVAGGVMITASHNPPQFNGIKCISSDGTEASRVEEVKVEELYNTEITCVPWNKVGKMERFLGAGEEYIDSVLSFVDREAIRNANLTVCLDCANGAAFQTTPLLLKKLGVRAITLNCNAQGEFPGHQSEPVEENLIDLMSLVKKTGSNIGIAHDGDADRCVFISSEGKYVSGDKCLAILSKYILSKKKGIIVTPVSSSLLVEEVVNASGGSIVYTAVGSPIVARKMMENGGVFGGEENGGMIFPDQQYCRDGAMAIAVMLECIVKTGPLNKQLAGLPVYYTEKKKVDCPNDMKKKVSEYIQQINKDVKVDDTDGLKFIYDDGWVLARPSGTEPIFRIYSESKNEVTAKERADKFEIMVLDYLDPEGIHEIEAIAPKKKKSVKD, via the coding sequence ATGGCAGAGAGGATGTTCGGGACGAATGGTGTTCGCGGTGTAATCAACGAGTACCTTACCTGTGAACTTTCCCTGCAGATGGGAAAGGCCATAGGTTTGGCCATGAAAGGAAATATTGTGATAGCTACGGATACGAGGGTATCTGTCGACATGATTAAGACCTCCGTGGCCGCGGGTATTATGGCTACAGGATACAATGTCATCGATCTAGGTATCGTCCCGACACCTGCACTTCAATTCTTTGTAAAGACGCACTCTGAAAAAGTAGCGGGAGGAGTCATGATCACAGCTTCTCACAATCCTCCGCAGTTCAATGGTATCAAATGCATATCCAGTGATGGTACAGAGGCAAGCCGTGTTGAAGAGGTCAAGGTAGAAGAACTTTACAATACGGAGATAACATGTGTTCCATGGAATAAAGTTGGAAAGATGGAGAGGTTTCTTGGCGCAGGTGAGGAATATATTGACAGTGTCTTGTCATTTGTTGATCGCGAGGCGATCCGTAACGCCAATCTGACAGTATGTTTAGATTGTGCTAATGGTGCTGCTTTTCAGACAACTCCCTTACTTCTTAAAAAATTGGGTGTAAGAGCAATCACGCTAAATTGTAATGCACAAGGGGAATTTCCTGGACACCAAAGTGAACCAGTGGAAGAGAATCTCATCGATTTGATGTCCTTGGTAAAAAAGACCGGGTCGAATATCGGTATTGCCCATGATGGTGATGCAGATCGTTGTGTTTTCATTTCATCTGAGGGAAAATATGTAAGCGGGGATAAGTGCTTAGCAATCCTATCGAAATATATACTTTCAAAGAAAAAGGGAATCATTGTTACACCTGTAAGCTCTTCATTATTGGTCGAAGAAGTAGTGAATGCTTCAGGTGGAAGTATTGTCTATACTGCTGTCGGCTCTCCAATAGTTGCAAGAAAAATGATGGAGAATGGTGGCGTTTTCGGTGGAGAAGAAAACGGAGGTATGATCTTTCCCGATCAACAATATTGCAGGGACGGTGCAATGGCGATTGCCGTGATGCTTGAATGTATCGTTAAGACTGGGCCGTTGAACAAGCAGCTGGCCGGCCTTCCTGTTTATTATACAGAGAAGAAAAAAGTTGATTGTCCGAATGATATGAAAAAGAAAGTATCAGAGTATATTCAGCAGATCAATAAAGATGTAAAGGTTGATGACACCGATGGTCTGAAGTTCATATACGATGACGGTTGGGTTTTGGCAAGACCGTCTGGTACGGAACCTATATTCAGAATATATTCAGAATCAAAGAATGAGGTCACTGCTAAAGAGAGGGCAGATAAGTTCGAGATAATGGTTTTGGATTATCTTGACCCAGAAGGCATTCATGAGATAGAGGCAATAGCACCGAAGAAGAAAAAATCAGTTAAGGATTAA
- the speB gene encoding agmatinase: MPYGISYAGAEADYNSADAVIFGIPYDHTASFKAGAREAPFSIRRASYNFEEIHFEHGLNQPHLELYDYGNCDDFVLPEDMIEEVNFAVKPAIRDKKFTIAMGGEHSITVPIIQNHDNRDIALITIDAHLDSRDEYLGSSYSHACVTRRASEHLGLDNVYALGVRAISAEELDREDVVPFITSFEMMDKGAEWAIKKAMDEVRNDNIYLSIDIDGIDPAFAPGTGTPEPFGLMPMDVKKIINIIGERLAGFDVVEVCPPADPSGITSILAARFINEALAVYAKHSKG; this comes from the coding sequence ATGCCATACGGAATCTCATACGCAGGCGCAGAGGCCGATTATAACTCGGCAGACGCTGTGATTTTTGGGATTCCGTATGACCACACTGCCAGTTTCAAGGCTGGTGCAAGAGAGGCGCCCTTCTCAATAAGAAGAGCATCATACAATTTTGAAGAGATCCATTTCGAACATGGACTTAACCAGCCTCATCTGGAACTTTACGATTATGGTAACTGCGATGATTTCGTATTACCTGAGGATATGATCGAAGAAGTGAACTTCGCAGTGAAACCTGCAATAAGGGATAAGAAATTCACAATAGCGATGGGTGGAGAGCATTCTATTACAGTGCCTATCATACAGAACCACGACAATCGTGATATTGCCCTTATTACGATAGACGCCCACCTTGATTCAAGAGATGAATATCTGGGAAGTTCGTATAGTCATGCATGTGTAACAAGAAGGGCATCCGAACATCTGGGTCTTGATAACGTGTATGCATTGGGCGTACGCGCAATAAGCGCAGAGGAATTGGATAGAGAAGATGTTGTACCATTCATTACTTCCTTTGAGATGATGGATAAGGGTGCAGAATGGGCAATAAAAAAAGCAATGGACGAAGTACGTAATGATAACATATACCTCTCGATCGATATTGATGGTATAGACCCCGCCTTTGCCCCTGGAACAGGGACCCCAGAACCATTCGGACTCATGCCTATGGACGTAAAAAAGATCATAAACATCATTGGAGAGCGTCTAGCAGGATTCGATGTAGTTGAGGTCTGTCCCCCTGCAGATCCGTCCGGGATAACATCCATACTTGCAGCCAGATTCATCAATGAGGCGTTAGCGGTCTACGCAAAACATTCTAAGGGTTAA
- a CDS encoding translation initiation factor IF-5A encodes MVMWEMKEIRELKIGRYVNIDESPCKIISISMSKPGKHGSAKAAIEATDIFTGAKKSINGPVSTKVQVPQIDRRKGQIISIQGEEIQIMDLETFETFSIGINSDHECVIAEGAEVMYIVAMGRSKLL; translated from the coding sequence ATTGTCATGTGGGAGATGAAAGAAATCAGAGAATTGAAAATTGGAAGATATGTGAACATTGATGAGTCACCGTGCAAAATCATTTCGATCAGCATGTCCAAACCTGGAAAACATGGATCGGCAAAAGCTGCCATTGAAGCAACGGATATATTCACAGGTGCAAAAAAATCCATCAATGGACCTGTCAGCACAAAAGTTCAAGTCCCCCAGATCGACAGAAGAAAAGGACAGATCATCTCCATTCAAGGAGAAGAGATCCAGATCATGGACCTTGAGACATTCGAGACATTCTCTATTGGCATCAACTCCGACCACGAATGTGTGATCGCAGAAGGCGCAGAAGTAATGTACATTGTCGCAATGGGAAGAAGCAAACTGCTCTAA
- a CDS encoding ribosomal biogenesis protein — translation MTILVTKWFGVFLIDEKTDKILEKRLMPKDPVQTAEKLAQVQRGNILPEERELAGDIPRLNVLDRRQSELGKPMFYDASFIKPESYGFNDSIMHEVMLGLGKLRTSEPMPPDNSLVQAIRNLDDTISTANLLNERLHEWYGMHFPELADIATDQRYAMLIASHGERENIIEELGLDLQSIGTDFRDEDMKAVQDLADTLCRIYEDKQRIEEYINEMVIDICPNMCTILGGPLSARLISLAGGLQRLASLPSSTVQLLGAEKAMFRHLKTGKKPPKHGIIYQYPDVHRAPYWQRGNISRALAGKVLIAAKIDAYKGEFRGDTLNNDFKARVEEIKRKYPDPPKKKTSGPSNHKKKKHSGGRSRPQ, via the coding sequence ATGACCATATTAGTAACAAAATGGTTTGGCGTATTTCTGATCGACGAAAAAACAGATAAGATCCTAGAAAAAAGATTAATGCCCAAAGACCCAGTGCAAACAGCAGAAAAATTAGCACAGGTCCAAAGAGGAAATATACTACCTGAAGAAAGAGAACTAGCAGGAGACATACCCAGACTAAACGTATTGGATAGAAGGCAATCAGAACTTGGAAAACCAATGTTCTATGATGCGTCCTTCATAAAGCCAGAATCATATGGCTTTAATGATTCGATAATGCACGAGGTCATGCTAGGCCTTGGAAAACTCAGGACCTCCGAGCCCATGCCACCTGACAACAGCCTTGTCCAGGCCATAAGAAACTTAGATGACACAATATCCACCGCAAATCTCCTCAATGAAAGACTTCACGAATGGTACGGTATGCATTTTCCAGAACTCGCGGATATTGCCACAGACCAGAGATATGCTATGCTTATTGCCAGTCATGGCGAACGTGAAAATATAATAGAAGAACTTGGTCTGGATCTACAGTCGATCGGAACAGATTTCAGGGACGAGGACATGAAGGCTGTCCAGGACCTCGCAGACACTCTTTGCAGGATCTATGAGGATAAACAAAGAATTGAGGAATACATCAATGAAATGGTCATTGATATTTGTCCAAACATGTGCACCATCCTCGGTGGTCCACTCTCTGCAAGACTGATATCCCTAGCAGGAGGCCTACAAAGACTTGCTTCATTGCCTTCATCGACCGTTCAATTACTTGGTGCTGAAAAAGCCATGTTTAGACATTTGAAGACTGGAAAAAAACCTCCGAAACATGGTATAATCTATCAATACCCAGATGTACACCGTGCCCCATATTGGCAGAGAGGAAATATCTCAAGGGCACTTGCAGGAAAAGTACTTATCGCTGCAAAGATCGATGCATATAAAGGTGAATTTAGAGGAGATACCCTCAACAATGATTTCAAAGCCCGCGTTGAAGAGATAAAACGCAAATATCCAGATCCCCCTAAGAAAAAAACCTCAGGACCGTCTAACCATAAAAAGAAAAAACATAGCGGTGGAAGATCGCGCCCGCAGTGA
- a CDS encoding class II aldolase/adducin family protein: MNEEYARQKLAEICKLLYDRNLTVSAGGNMSLRLNDAEVIITPTGRNKGMLEPEDMVKVDLNGNILSNGKPSIEHKFHLELYKKNSDTNAVIHCHPLYCVALAVQEKKIRSALTPEGVLLLGEVPLIKYFTPGSQELVDEISKYSSYNAILMSKHGALTQGKTVEEAYNRMEEMEFQAKLQLLVGRTRELPSAEIDKIRGM, encoded by the coding sequence ATGAATGAAGAATACGCCCGCCAAAAACTTGCAGAGATATGCAAGTTGCTCTATGACCGCAACCTTACAGTATCAGCAGGGGGAAATATGAGCTTAAGACTGAATGACGCGGAAGTCATAATAACTCCCACCGGAAGAAACAAAGGTATGTTGGAACCAGAAGATATGGTGAAAGTCGATCTTAATGGAAATATCCTCTCGAACGGAAAACCCTCAATCGAACATAAATTCCATCTAGAGCTCTATAAAAAGAATTCCGACACAAACGCAGTGATACACTGTCATCCTCTTTACTGTGTGGCATTGGCCGTACAGGAAAAAAAGATACGCAGTGCACTAACTCCAGAAGGGGTGTTGCTTTTAGGAGAAGTCCCGCTGATAAAATATTTCACTCCTGGGTCTCAAGAACTTGTTGATGAGATCAGCAAATATTCCTCATATAATGCGATTTTGATGAGCAAACATGGTGCATTGACACAAGGAAAAACCGTGGAAGAGGCGTATAATCGCATGGAGGAAATGGAGTTCCAAGCAAAACTACAATTGCTTGTTGGTAGAACCAGAGAACTCCCGTCTGCAGAGATCGACAAGATAAGGGGAATGTAA
- the mtnA gene encoding S-methyl-5-thioribose-1-phosphate isomerase, translating to MKVRTENGYVDIRAVWFEKGKVRMIDQRELPQKIVIADFTSYLDVAEAIRNMTTRGAPSIGATAAYGMCLAALSKKDIKTAAAEIKAARPTANDLFYAVDYMEKEILDGKDPIDSANEYAQMMVDKCTKIGEYGGELIKDGMKLMTHCNAGALATVDVGTALAPMRKAWADGKRFFVYASETRPRLQGMQLTAWELNQEGIDHAIIPDGASAYYMSQGVDMIITGADRITSNGDFANKIGTFDKAIVAKHFGIPFFVAAPISTFDFNMKNGKEIVIEQRSEKEVTEIYGQRIAPLGSPAKNPAFDVTPAELVTGFITEKGIFKPDEIRKVRE from the coding sequence ATGAAGGTCAGGACCGAGAATGGATACGTCGATATCAGAGCCGTATGGTTTGAAAAAGGAAAGGTCAGAATGATCGATCAGAGAGAACTGCCTCAAAAGATAGTTATCGCTGACTTTACCAGTTATCTTGATGTCGCGGAAGCCATAAGGAACATGACCACAAGGGGGGCTCCTTCCATCGGTGCGACAGCTGCATATGGTATGTGTCTTGCGGCACTTTCAAAGAAGGATATTAAAACAGCCGCGGCAGAAATTAAAGCGGCAAGACCAACAGCAAATGATCTCTTCTACGCTGTTGACTATATGGAGAAAGAGATTCTTGACGGAAAAGACCCTATTGATTCTGCAAACGAATACGCACAGATGATGGTCGATAAATGTACCAAGATCGGAGAATACGGCGGAGAACTGATCAAAGACGGTATGAAACTAATGACCCATTGTAATGCAGGGGCTCTCGCAACAGTTGATGTAGGTACTGCACTGGCACCTATGAGGAAAGCCTGGGCAGATGGCAAAAGATTCTTTGTATATGCATCTGAGACCCGCCCGCGCCTACAAGGAATGCAACTTACCGCCTGGGAACTCAATCAAGAAGGCATAGATCATGCCATAATCCCTGATGGGGCCTCTGCATACTATATGTCCCAAGGAGTGGACATGATAATCACTGGAGCTGATAGGATCACATCCAACGGAGATTTCGCTAACAAAATTGGAACATTCGATAAAGCCATAGTCGCAAAACATTTTGGTATTCCATTCTTCGTTGCAGCACCCATATCCACATTTGATTTCAACATGAAAAATGGAAAAGAGATTGTGATAGAACAAAGATCTGAAAAGGAAGTCACTGAGATATACGGACAAAGGATCGCACCTCTTGGCTCTCCGGCAAAAAATCCTGCATTCGATGTTACTCCAGCCGAACTCGTAACTGGTTTCATAACAGAAAAGGGAATCTTCAAACCCGACGAGATCCGCAAGGTGAGAGAATGA
- a CDS encoding 2,5-diamino-6-(ribosylamino)-4(3H)-pyrimidinone 5'-phosphate reductase, giving the protein MKPFIHVNCAMSADGKIAGIDRKQVTISSDEDKARVKALRKKYDAILVGVGTVLSDNPHLTIKGMDYDSNPIRIVIDPHGKTPDDAKVLNDSAPTIMITTEECEKEFDCEETIITGKTIDLKKMLEELSEEVGIESILVEGGGETIAAFFKEKLVDKYTVYIGGFMIGGRTAPTPADGDGWLAENGINLKLENVEVLGNGAVLTFTPCY; this is encoded by the coding sequence ATGAAGCCTTTTATCCATGTAAATTGTGCAATGTCAGCAGATGGTAAGATTGCAGGGATAGACCGGAAACAGGTGACCATCTCCTCTGATGAGGATAAAGCCCGTGTTAAGGCCCTTAGAAAAAAGTATGACGCTATATTGGTGGGCGTCGGCACAGTATTGTCAGATAATCCTCACTTGACAATAAAGGGCATGGATTATGATTCCAATCCAATAAGGATTGTCATCGATCCTCACGGAAAGACCCCTGATGACGCAAAGGTACTGAATGATAGCGCACCGACCATTATGATCACCACGGAAGAATGCGAAAAAGAATTCGACTGTGAAGAGACCATAATCACCGGAAAGACCATCGATCTCAAAAAAATGCTTGAAGAGCTTTCGGAGGAAGTAGGCATTGAAAGCATACTTGTTGAAGGCGGTGGTGAGACAATAGCGGCATTTTTCAAAGAAAAACTTGTGGATAAGTATACGGTCTATATAGGCGGGTTCATGATCGGAGGAAGAACTGCACCGACCCCCGCTGATGGCGATGGCTGGCTGGCCGAGAACGGAATAAACCTTAAATTAGAAAATGTCGAGGTTCTTGGCAATGGAGCAGTTCTAACATTCACACCTTGTTATTAA
- the rtcA gene encoding RNA 3'-phosphate cyclase — MLEIDSSRGEGGGQMVRTSVALSALTGIPTRLTRIRENRPTNGLSKQHTTAVNAVAQMTGSNVEGNFVGSSELTFEPGNTQVNNLTLDIGTAGSISLVMQAVLLAARNHDKRLTLDIIGGTNVMWAPPLDSYQMVLFPLMRRMGITADVNILERGFYPLGGGHVVATLDPIGDISPLMLTDLGEFNGIKGRVFVQHLPDKIGMDMADACKKALAPKYDVDFEMQKSIGNSRGAGMVLVAEYENGMISSNVLTSRGHSAEQSGEDAANDLIDEIGTGATVDSHTADQLLPYMAMAKGRSEFVVSRISKHLLSQMDTLESFLDVRFGVERKDNGFHFSINPGDCE, encoded by the coding sequence ATGTTAGAGATAGACAGCTCGAGAGGCGAAGGAGGCGGACAGATGGTACGTACGTCTGTGGCGCTATCCGCACTCACGGGCATTCCCACGAGACTTACGAGGATCCGTGAGAATAGACCCACGAATGGCCTATCCAAACAACACACGACTGCAGTAAACGCAGTGGCACAGATGACGGGCTCAAACGTAGAAGGAAACTTCGTAGGTTCAAGCGAGCTCACATTCGAACCTGGAAACACACAGGTCAACAATCTTACACTGGACATAGGTACAGCAGGAAGTATCAGTCTGGTCATGCAGGCTGTACTTCTGGCTGCAAGAAATCATGATAAAAGACTAACTCTTGATATCATCGGAGGCACCAATGTCATGTGGGCTCCGCCTTTGGACTCGTATCAGATGGTCCTTTTCCCGCTTATGAGAAGAATGGGCATAACTGCGGATGTGAATATCTTGGAAAGAGGCTTCTATCCTTTGGGTGGCGGACACGTGGTCGCCACATTGGACCCAATAGGGGACATATCACCACTGATGCTGACAGACCTCGGAGAATTCAATGGGATCAAAGGAAGAGTATTCGTACAACACCTTCCTGACAAGATCGGAATGGATATGGCTGATGCCTGTAAAAAAGCACTGGCTCCTAAATACGATGTGGATTTTGAAATGCAGAAAAGCATTGGAAATTCTCGCGGAGCAGGAATGGTCCTTGTTGCTGAATATGAGAATGGTATGATCTCCAGCAATGTATTGACATCACGCGGACACTCTGCAGAACAATCTGGAGAGGATGCTGCGAACGATCTTATAGATGAGATTGGAACGGGTGCAACTGTTGACAGCCATACAGCTGATCAACTTCTGCCCTATATGGCCATGGCCAAAGGCCGGAGCGAGTTCGTTGTATCTAGAATCAGTAAACATCTATTAAGCCAAATGGACACACTGGAGTCTTTCTTGGACGTAAGATTTGGTGTTGAACGTAAAGATAATGGATTCCATTTCAGTATAAACCCAGGAGATTGCGAATGA
- a CDS encoding aldehyde dehydrogenase family protein, whose product MTGLVHREAYDDNKFETAFQAILQMDKRDYPSYIGGLMIASGVDYPLCSPIDESIRFGTLQESEQGIADEAVNAALRTFEEWSVKTVTERMQTIEKIYELLEGQRYRLAAAVLVSSGMTRQESLIEVDTLLEIIEEAIDKIKQSCGKPMGPWAIIASHSSPLASPIGYAMVAMLAGNTTVVMPSKYTPIPVFMVYDLCVKAGLPDGVFNLIIDRNDQTQMDLANDELLAGVVVSGPGKSFEEMMFLMVDDQLSFYNELKGMNPILIYKPADMKKAVKDVLDSAFRYMGQGLYSTSKVVVTIEDQKRFMDVFMEQVKTLKIADPSEKDAFCGPLISKDSKKAFDSFIAKMTPNIMYGGKPVISEFTQNGSYVTPLVVTGLDDEDDEAYMDLGLPVLYIKMVSDLDEAFEELAYTECGLSAGIFSKDQRVIDRFKAESDIPIVFINDSSRSLKPGIYANIENFVK is encoded by the coding sequence ATGACAGGCCTAGTCCATAGAGAGGCGTACGACGACAACAAATTCGAGACCGCATTTCAGGCAATCCTTCAGATGGACAAAAGAGATTATCCTTCGTACATAGGCGGATTGATGATAGCATCAGGTGTCGATTATCCGTTATGCAGTCCTATTGATGAGAGTATACGTTTTGGAACACTTCAAGAATCAGAGCAAGGGATCGCAGATGAAGCAGTCAATGCGGCATTAAGAACATTCGAAGAATGGTCAGTGAAGACTGTGACCGAAAGGATGCAGACGATCGAGAAGATATACGAGCTCCTGGAGGGGCAGAGATACAGGCTCGCAGCAGCTGTTCTTGTATCTTCTGGAATGACCCGGCAGGAATCTCTGATAGAGGTGGATACTCTATTGGAGATAATTGAAGAAGCGATCGATAAAATTAAACAATCATGTGGAAAACCGATGGGCCCATGGGCCATAATAGCTTCTCACAGTTCACCATTGGCGTCACCAATAGGGTATGCAATGGTCGCAATGTTAGCCGGAAATACGACAGTCGTTATGCCTAGCAAGTATACTCCAATACCTGTGTTCATGGTCTATGACCTGTGCGTAAAGGCTGGACTTCCCGATGGGGTCTTCAATTTGATCATAGACCGTAATGATCAGACACAGATGGATCTTGCAAACGATGAATTACTGGCAGGCGTGGTTGTATCTGGTCCAGGCAAGTCATTTGAAGAGATGATGTTCCTAATGGTCGATGATCAACTTTCGTTCTATAACGAGTTGAAGGGCATGAACCCCATTCTAATCTATAAGCCCGCAGATATGAAGAAGGCTGTAAAGGACGTGTTGGATTCTGCTTTCAGATACATGGGTCAAGGACTGTATTCGACTTCGAAGGTCGTAGTGACCATCGAGGATCAAAAAAGATTCATGGACGTCTTCATGGAGCAGGTAAAAACACTTAAGATCGCTGATCCGTCAGAAAAGGATGCATTCTGCGGTCCATTGATCTCTAAAGATAGCAAAAAGGCATTCGATTCATTTATTGCGAAAATGACACCCAATATCATGTACGGTGGGAAGCCAGTGATCTCTGAGTTCACACAGAATGGATCATATGTTACACCACTTGTGGTCACAGGGTTAGATGATGAGGATGATGAGGCATACATGGACCTGGGGCTTCCGGTGCTGTATATCAAGATGGTATCGGATCTGGATGAGGCATTCGAAGAGCTTGCTTATACTGAATGCGGGCTTTCTGCAGGTATATTTTCAAAAGATCAAAGGGTGATCGACAGATTCAAGGCCGAATCCGATATTCCAATTGTATTCATCAATGATTCCAGTCGTTCATTAAAACCTGGCATCTATGCGAATATCGAGAATTTTGTTAAATGA